The following are from one region of the Epinephelus fuscoguttatus linkage group LG11, E.fuscoguttatus.final_Chr_v1 genome:
- the cep170bb gene encoding centrosomal protein of 170 kDa protein B isoform X1 — translation MSVTSWFLVSSSGTRHRLPKEMIFVGREDCELMLQSRSVDKQHAVINYNPTTDEHLVKDLGSLNGTFVNDLRIPDQTYITLKLSDIIRFGYDSHVYVLEKSQHKVPEEALKHEKYSSQLQISLKASEKKKTELEDRTRAEKTASTKSTQEAPVCRPTPLYGQPSWWGEEDYGSKVQTSTETHAEVQKDVPLVDPDFPGSLSDSQPKTVFPSYHREPSYFEIPTKDFQHPKPPGAELHEIPTKDTDTPPAPPSPPTPTPPVVQSHASFTIEFDDCMPGKIKIKDHVTKFSTRQRKQQPPSAKTTITTATPTDVMSAESKVADWLVHSDVSMMRRRPTCEDVYSTKSDLAINIKTLKGHHHEDGTQSDSEDPVLKGRRSKSHHSVQSEQSEASQQTVQSGPSSQPPAPTQTLHQPLQYSPPGPAPASPVAPERPLSQSPPQAQSPTTEIPKQGPPEHLTQQAFIIEFFDDHPRKKRSQSFTHNPAHADSYSALKAKLERRKGGERPASVHGHIPPTQQVTVPLKGQGHGGPQRSSSLKREKTEGEVVSSASSSRSSSGITIRPFGSVGKKSKLAQEFAAEFLKDSGQQDSSPTRDKMSPPPMSAPPVMVSPPQARIPSPQEPPAVSVSYPTSPSQPSAMSKSSVPISAAVRAASPVQPPMSPMLLPGVRAGDPKASQRMMRNEEDDSLSDAGTYTIETEAQDKEVEEARNMIDQVFGVLDSPEYSGVSTGVYRPVINDGKDEQANLPSDGSTVDPLHGFIPAALSAPLTGPMQVPVAGLEGPKWVSRWASLADSYAEPGSTPPQGESLEDLRFMSRSMGNYSYDNSESESSHSSRTRRLLPQVPPEKLDSVPPSILIRHEPHQGQEPLDRVSGPPRPQDSTQRLAVQDDVDPDSLSDASRSDDAPVLEKTKKNQARTGSLSPGAAGPHFKGPEKVSPSTKSTSFYIGSEDSPGKPDQARSPVQSERTRDPTAKPPPTTVLIRHLSGHEPRRTGVKPNSSAPNLQIQDKDSVPTKDSGISSIVRQESFTKDRPSDTVQMKKLPHISSHPSIRDMEQRRDNIQDTQSFLQEAEGTLSSLDSKFPSSGSGRSSKKGGSSTHMDDSLSGESDVDTASTVSQVSSKNAPVSSAPKKRPAISGLQKEKSSSSPSIQEKGRQLSARERLSEKRRNQTTAETSSKAEAAKRFQMRRSAGNRGSLDLSEGQQSSGPHWTETTSSDHEISRPSSRSKKLIAPLQKEDNGKTPKTATQQVLTRSNSLSAPRPTRASMLRRARLGEASDNEGAETDRGSQNSDSITAPSKVSAEGKKLSRLDILAMPRKRTGSFTAPSDNETSSTGRTAPSNRNSESVVTTRKTSVGDARQAASKGGGAQGKQPLTRTRSSGAKYPSSGSRRRQKGSDFSSSSEEDYETSAVNSKAKRSSHPSTSSQTPRHRTAATRSKSVSLETEEDEDPSEVDPYQNWSTHSAEIAKLSQDLAKDLAILAKEIHDVAGDGDSPGSGMGTATSPSSLPTTPASTISAREERPSYPYLRGVRPSQLVQHIPEASLNYQKVPPGSAVVSDLDANMNEPEPGSKQRRPWNREEVILDNLMLNPVSQLSQAIRENTEQLAEKMKVLFQNKAEVWEEIEAKINAENEVPILKTSNKEITSILKELRRVQRQLEVINTIVEPGGGLQSAAVGTSPRGQTRPSSREKKPATKPRGAASTSNANESTKRPPRGPDGSHYMA, via the exons ATGAGTGTGACATCATGGTTCCTGGTGAGCAGCTCGGGGACTCGACACCGCCTCCCCAAGGAGATGATCTTTGTGGGCCGAGAGGACTGTGAGCTGATGCTGCAG TCTCGCAGCGTCGACAAGCAACACGCCGTCATCAACTACAACCCGACGACTGACGAACACCTGGTCAAAGACCTGGGCAGCCTGAACGGG ACGTTTGTGAATGACCTGAGGATCCCTGATCAGACCTACATCACCCTCAAACTGTCCGACATCATCCGCTTCGGATATG ATTCTCACGTCTACGTGTTGGAGAAAAGTCAACACAAGGTCCCCGAGGAGGCTCTGAAG CATGAGAAGTACAGCAGTCAGCTGCAGATCAGTCTGAAGGcttcagagaagaagaagacggaGCTGGAGGACCGAACGAGAGCTGAGAAAACAGCCAGTACCAAGAGCACACAGG aggctCCGGTGTGTCGGCCCACTCCTCTGTACGGTCAGCCGTCCTGGTGGGGAGAGGAGGATTATGGGAGTAAAGTTCAGACTAGCACTGAAACTCACGCAG aaGTCCAGAAAGATGTCCCGTTGGTGGATCCGGACTTTCCTGGATCTCTGTCAGACTCCCAACCAAAGACCGTCTTCCCTTCGTACCACCGTGAGCCGAGCTACTTCGAGATCCCCACCAAAGACTTCCAGCACCCCAAACCCCCGGGGGCGGAGCTTCATGAGATCCCCACCAAGGATACAGACACGCCTCCGGCCCCGCCGTCGCCCCCCACCCCGACCCCACCCGTTGTTCAGAGCCACGCCTCCTTCACCATCGAGTTCGACGACTGCATGCCCGGCAAGATCAAGATCAAAGACCATGTCACAAAGTTCTCCACCCGCCAGAGGAAGCAGCAGCCTCCGTCTGCCAAGACCACCATCACAACAGCCACACCCACAGACGTGATGTCAGCAGAGAGCAAGGTGGCCGATTGGCTGGTTCACAGTGACGTCAGCATGATGAGAAGACGCCCGACGTGTGAAGATGTTTACAGCACCAAGAGTGACCTCGCCATAAACATCAAGACCCTCAAAG gtCACCATCACGAGGACGGGACCCAGAGTGACTCAGAGGACCCGGTTCTGAAAGGGAGGAGGAGTAAATCCCACCACTCTGTCCAATCAGAGCAGTCGGAGGCGTCGCAGCAGACGGTACAGTCCGGTCCTTCCAGCCAGCCGCCTGCTCCGACTCAGACGCTCCACCAGCCGCTGCAGTACTCTCCACCCGGACCGGCCCCAGCCTCACCTGTGGCCCCTGAGCGGCCCCTGTCCCAGAGTCCTCCTCAGGCTCAGTCCCCCACCACTGAAATACCAAAGCAGGGCCCCCCCGAGCACCTCACCCAGCAAGCCTTCATCATTGAGTTCTTTGATGACCACCCGCGTAAGAAGCGCTCGCAGTCCTTCACACATAACCCCGCCCACGCCGACTCATACTCAGCCCTAAAGGCCAAGCTGGAGCGGCGGAAAGGCGGCGAGAGGCCGGCGTCTGTACACGGCCACATCCCCCCTACCCAGCAGGTGACCGTTCCTCTGAAGGGTCAGGGCCACGGCGGCCCCCAGAGGTCGAGCTCTCTGAAGAGGGAGAAGACAGAGGGGGAGGTGgtgtcctctgcctcctcctctcgCTCCTCCTCGGGCATCACCATCAGACCCTTCGGCAGCGTTGGAAAGAAGTCCAAGCTCGCTCAAGAGTTCGCTGCTGAGTTCCTCAAGGACTCTGGGCAACAGGATTCCTCCCCAACCAGGGACAAGATGTCCCCTCCCCCAATGTCTGCACCACCAGTGATGGTGTCGCCTCCTCAAGCAAGAATCCCCTCCCCCCAGGAACCTCCAGCAGTGTCAGTGTCCTACCCCACCTCCCCCTCACAGCCCTCAGCAATGTCCAAGTCCTCAGTCCCCATTAGTGCTGCCGTCCGGGCCGCATCTCCTGTCCAGCCTCCCATGTCCCCCATGCTGCTCCCGGGTGTCCGCGCTGGAGACCCCAAAGCTTCCCAGAGGATGATGAGGAACGAGGAGGATGACAGCCTGAGCGACGCCGGGACCTACACCATCGAGACGGAGGCGCAGGACAAAGAGGTGGAAGAGGCTCGCAACATGATTGATCAG GTGTTTGGTGTCCTCGACTCTCCAGAGTACAGTGGTGTCAGCACAGGAGTGTATAGACCTGTAATAAATGATGGAAAGGATGAGCAAGCTAACCTGCCTAGCGATGGTAGCACTGTGGACCCGTTGCATGGCTTTATCCCCGCTGCCCTCAGCGCCCCCCTGACGGGCCCCATGCAG GTTCCAGTTGCTGGTCTGGAAGGACCCAAATGGGTTTCCCGTTGGGCCAGTCTGGCAGACAGCTACGCTGAACCTGGTTCGACTCCACCTCAGGGGGAAAGCCTGGAAG ATTTGCGCTTCATGAGCCGCTCGATGGGAAATTACAGCTATGATAACTCTGAATCGGAGTCCAGCCACAGCTCCAGGACGAGACGGCTGCTGCCTCAGGTGCCTCCAGAGAAGCTGGACAGTGTTCCTCCCAGTATCCTGATTCGCCACGAGCCTCACCAAGGCCAGGAACCTCTGGACCGGGTCTCTGGTCCTCCCCGTCCACAGGACAGCACCCAGCGCCTGGCCGTTCAGGACGATGTGGACCCGGACAGCCTGAGTGACGCCAGCCGCTCAGATGACGCACCTGTTCTggagaagacaaagaagaatcAGGCCAGGACTGGATCTTTGTCTCCGGGGGCCGCTGGTCCTCACTTCAAGGGTCCAGAGAAAGTGTCTCCCTCCACTAAATCCACCTCCTTCTACATTGGTTCTGAAGACAGTCCAGGCAAACCTGACCAGGCCCGGAGCCCGGTACAGTCTGAGAGGACACGTGACCCCACAGCTAAACCTCCCCCTACCACTGTCCTGATCCGACACCTGAGTGGACATGAACCCAGGAGGACAGGTGTCAAACCCAACAGCTCTGCTCCAAACCTCCAAATACAGGACAAGGATTCTGTCCCCACTAAAGACAGCGGCATCTCGTCCATCGTGCGGCAGGAGAGCTTCACCAAAGACCGGCCCAGCGACACCGTCCAGATGAAGAAGCTTCCCCACATCTCCAGCCACCCGTCCATCAGAGACATGGAGCAGAGGAGGGACAACATCCAGGACACGCAGTCCTTCCTTCAGGAGGCCGAGGGGACTTTGTCCTCTCTGGACTCCAAGTTCCCCTCGTCTGGCTCTGGTCGTAGCTCAAAGAAAGGAGGCTCCTCCACCCACATGGACGACTCACTATCTGGTGAGTCAGACGTGGACACGGCGAGCACTGTGAGCCAGGTGAGTAGCAAAAACGCTCCAGTCAGCTCTGCTCCTAAAAAGCGTCCAGCCATCAGCGGCCTGCAGAAGGAGAAGTCCTCGTCCAGCCCGTCCATCCAAGAGAAGGGACGGCAACTCTCTGCCCGTGAACGGCTTTCTGAAAAACGCAGAAACCAGACGACTGCAGAGACATCGAGCAAAGCAGAGGCAGCGAAGCGCTTCCAGATGCGCCGTAGTGCGGGCAACCGTGGATCTCTGGATCTGTCAGAGGGCCAGCAGAGTTCTGGTCCTCACTGGACTGAAACAACATCATCTGACCATGAAATTTCCCGTCCGTCCAGCCGTAGCAAGAAACTCATCGCCCCCCTTCAGAAAGAAGACAACGGAAAGACGCCTAAAACGGCAACTCAGCAGGTTCTGACACGTTCCAACAGCCTGTCAGCGCCACGACCAACCCGAGCATCCATGCTCCGTCGAGCACGCCTGGGCGAGGCCTCAGATAACGAGGGTGCTGAGACCGACCGCGGCTCCCAGAATTCAGACAGTATCACTGCGCCGTCCAAAGTGTCTGCCGAGGGGAAGAAGCTCTCGAGGCTGGATATCTTGGCGATGCCCAGGAAGAGGACCGGCTCCTTCACGGCTCCCAGTGACAACGAGACGTCCTCCACAGGCCGCACTGCTCCCTCTAATCGCAACTCTGAGTCTGTCGTCACCACCAGGAAGACATCTGTGGGCGATGCCCGCCAGGCAGCTAGCAAAGGGGGTGGAGCTCAGGGGAAGCAACCACTGACCCGCACCCGGTCCAGCGGAGCCAAGTACCCCAGCAGCG GTTCCCGTCGCAGACAGAAGGGCTCAGACTTCTCCTCATCCTCTGAGGAAGATTATGAGACAAGTGCCGTGAATTCCAAAGCCAAACGCTCCTCCCATCCTTCCACTTCCTCCCAGACGCCTCGCCACCGAACAGCTGCCACCCGATCCAAGTCTGTCtcactggagacagaggaggacgAGGACCCGAGTGAGGTCGACCCCTACCAGAACTGGTCCACGCACAGCGCCGAGATTGCCaa GCTCAGTCAGGACCTGGCCAAAGATCTGGCCATCCTGGCGAAGGAAATCCACGATGTTGCCGGGGACGGAGACTCGCCGGGCTCCGGCATGGGCACCGCCACCTCACCCAGCTCACTGCCCACCACGCCGGCCTCCACTATCTCTGCCAGGGAGGAG AGGCCATCTTATCCATACTTACGTGGGGTTCGACCTTCTCAG CTGGTCCAACATATCCCTGAGGCCAGTTTAAACTACCAGAAGGTTCCTCCAGGTTCTGCTGTCGTCTCGGACCTGGACGCAAACATGAATGAGCCCGAGCCCGGTTCTAAGCAACGCCGTCCGTGGAACCGCGAAGAG GTGATTCTGGACAACCTGATGCTGAATCCAGTGTCTCAGCTGTCTCAGGCCATCCGAGAGAACACGGAGCAGCTGGCTGAAAAAATGAA GGTTCTGTTCCAGAACAAGGCggaggtctgggaggagatcgaGGCAAAGATCAACGCTGAGAATGAAGTCCCCATCCTGAAAACCTCCAACAAG GAAATTACCTCCATCCTGAAGGAGCTGAGGAGAGTCCAGAGGCAGCTGGAAG TGATAAACACCATCGTGGAGCCCGGTGGCGGCCTCCAGTCTGCAGCCGTCGGGACGTCACCACGTGGTCAGACTCGACCGTCCTCGAGGGAGAAGAAACCTGCCACCAAACCCCGCGGCGCCGCCTCGACCTCCAACGCCAACGAAAGCACCAAAAGACCACCTCGTGGACCCGACGGGTCCCACTACATGGCCTGA
- the cep170bb gene encoding centrosomal protein of 170 kDa protein B isoform X2, which yields MSVTSWFLVSSSGTRHRLPKEMIFVGREDCELMLQSRSVDKQHAVINYNPTTDEHLVKDLGSLNGTFVNDLRIPDQTYITLKLSDIIRFGYDSHVYVLEKSQHKVPEEALKHEKYSSQLQISLKASEKKKTELEDRTRAEKTASTKSTQEAPVCRPTPLYGQPSWWGEEDYGSKVQTSTETHAEVQKDVPLVDPDFPGSLSDSQPKTVFPSYHREPSYFEIPTKDFQHPKPPGAELHEIPTKDTDTPPAPPSPPTPTPPVVQSHASFTIEFDDCMPGKIKIKDHVTKFSTRQRKQQPPSAKTTITTATPTDVMSAESKVADWLVHSDVSMMRRRPTCEDVYSTKSDLAINIKTLKGHHHEDGTQSDSEDPVLKGRRSKSHHSVQSEQSEASQQTVQSGPSSQPPAPTQTLHQPLQYSPPGPAPASPVAPERPLSQSPPQAQSPTTEIPKQGPPEHLTQQAFIIEFFDDHPRKKRSQSFTHNPAHADSYSALKAKLERRKGGERPASVHGHIPPTQQVTVPLKGQGHGGPQRSSSLKREKTEGEVVSSASSSRSSSGITIRPFGSVGKKSKLAQEFAAEFLKDSGQQDSSPTRDKMSPPPMSAPPVMVSPPQARIPSPQEPPAVSVSYPTSPSQPSAMSKSSVPISAAVRAASPVQPPMSPMLLPGVRAGDPKASQRMMRNEEDDSLSDAGTYTIETEAQDKEVEEARNMIDQVFGVLDSPEYSGVSTGVYRPVINDGKDEQANLPSDGSTVDPLHGFIPAALSAPLTGPMQVPVAGLEGPKWVSRWASLADSYAEPGSTPPQGESLEDLRFMSRSMGNYSYDNSESESSHSSRTRRLLPQVPPEKLDSVPPSILIRHEPHQGQEPLDRVSGPPRPQDSTQRLAVQDDVDPDSLSDASRSDDAPVLEKTKKNQARTGSLSPGAAGPHFKGPEKVSPSTKSTSFYIGSEDSPGKPDQARSPVQSERTRDPTAKPPPTTVLIRHLSGHEPRRTGVKPNSSAPNLQIQDKDSVPTKDSGISSIVRQESFTKDRPSDTVQMKKLPHISSHPSIRDMEQRRDNIQDTQSFLQEAEGTLSSLDSKFPSSGSGRSSKKGGSSTHMDDSLSGESDVDTASTVSQVSSKNAPVSSAPKKRPAISGLQKEKSSSSPSIQEKGRQLSARERLSEKRRNQTTAETSSKAEAAKRFQMRRSAGNRGSLDLSEGQQSSGPHWTETTSSDHEISRPSSRSKKLIAPLQKEDNGKTPKTATQQVLTRSNSLSAPRPTRASMLRRARLGEASDNEGAETDRGSQNSDSITAPSKVSAEGKKLSRLDILAMPRKRTGSFTAPSDNETSSTGRTAPSNRNSESVVTTRKTSVGDARQAASKGGGAQGKQPLTRTRSSGAKYPSSGSRRRQKGSDFSSSSEEDYETSAVNSKAKRSSHPSTSSQTPRHRTAATRSKSVSLETEEDEDPSEVDPYQNWSTHSAEIAKLSQDLAKDLAILAKEIHDVAGDGDSPGSGMGTATSPSSLPTTPASTISAREELVQHIPEASLNYQKVPPGSAVVSDLDANMNEPEPGSKQRRPWNREEVILDNLMLNPVSQLSQAIRENTEQLAEKMKVLFQNKAEVWEEIEAKINAENEVPILKTSNKEITSILKELRRVQRQLEVINTIVEPGGGLQSAAVGTSPRGQTRPSSREKKPATKPRGAASTSNANESTKRPPRGPDGSHYMA from the exons ATGAGTGTGACATCATGGTTCCTGGTGAGCAGCTCGGGGACTCGACACCGCCTCCCCAAGGAGATGATCTTTGTGGGCCGAGAGGACTGTGAGCTGATGCTGCAG TCTCGCAGCGTCGACAAGCAACACGCCGTCATCAACTACAACCCGACGACTGACGAACACCTGGTCAAAGACCTGGGCAGCCTGAACGGG ACGTTTGTGAATGACCTGAGGATCCCTGATCAGACCTACATCACCCTCAAACTGTCCGACATCATCCGCTTCGGATATG ATTCTCACGTCTACGTGTTGGAGAAAAGTCAACACAAGGTCCCCGAGGAGGCTCTGAAG CATGAGAAGTACAGCAGTCAGCTGCAGATCAGTCTGAAGGcttcagagaagaagaagacggaGCTGGAGGACCGAACGAGAGCTGAGAAAACAGCCAGTACCAAGAGCACACAGG aggctCCGGTGTGTCGGCCCACTCCTCTGTACGGTCAGCCGTCCTGGTGGGGAGAGGAGGATTATGGGAGTAAAGTTCAGACTAGCACTGAAACTCACGCAG aaGTCCAGAAAGATGTCCCGTTGGTGGATCCGGACTTTCCTGGATCTCTGTCAGACTCCCAACCAAAGACCGTCTTCCCTTCGTACCACCGTGAGCCGAGCTACTTCGAGATCCCCACCAAAGACTTCCAGCACCCCAAACCCCCGGGGGCGGAGCTTCATGAGATCCCCACCAAGGATACAGACACGCCTCCGGCCCCGCCGTCGCCCCCCACCCCGACCCCACCCGTTGTTCAGAGCCACGCCTCCTTCACCATCGAGTTCGACGACTGCATGCCCGGCAAGATCAAGATCAAAGACCATGTCACAAAGTTCTCCACCCGCCAGAGGAAGCAGCAGCCTCCGTCTGCCAAGACCACCATCACAACAGCCACACCCACAGACGTGATGTCAGCAGAGAGCAAGGTGGCCGATTGGCTGGTTCACAGTGACGTCAGCATGATGAGAAGACGCCCGACGTGTGAAGATGTTTACAGCACCAAGAGTGACCTCGCCATAAACATCAAGACCCTCAAAG gtCACCATCACGAGGACGGGACCCAGAGTGACTCAGAGGACCCGGTTCTGAAAGGGAGGAGGAGTAAATCCCACCACTCTGTCCAATCAGAGCAGTCGGAGGCGTCGCAGCAGACGGTACAGTCCGGTCCTTCCAGCCAGCCGCCTGCTCCGACTCAGACGCTCCACCAGCCGCTGCAGTACTCTCCACCCGGACCGGCCCCAGCCTCACCTGTGGCCCCTGAGCGGCCCCTGTCCCAGAGTCCTCCTCAGGCTCAGTCCCCCACCACTGAAATACCAAAGCAGGGCCCCCCCGAGCACCTCACCCAGCAAGCCTTCATCATTGAGTTCTTTGATGACCACCCGCGTAAGAAGCGCTCGCAGTCCTTCACACATAACCCCGCCCACGCCGACTCATACTCAGCCCTAAAGGCCAAGCTGGAGCGGCGGAAAGGCGGCGAGAGGCCGGCGTCTGTACACGGCCACATCCCCCCTACCCAGCAGGTGACCGTTCCTCTGAAGGGTCAGGGCCACGGCGGCCCCCAGAGGTCGAGCTCTCTGAAGAGGGAGAAGACAGAGGGGGAGGTGgtgtcctctgcctcctcctctcgCTCCTCCTCGGGCATCACCATCAGACCCTTCGGCAGCGTTGGAAAGAAGTCCAAGCTCGCTCAAGAGTTCGCTGCTGAGTTCCTCAAGGACTCTGGGCAACAGGATTCCTCCCCAACCAGGGACAAGATGTCCCCTCCCCCAATGTCTGCACCACCAGTGATGGTGTCGCCTCCTCAAGCAAGAATCCCCTCCCCCCAGGAACCTCCAGCAGTGTCAGTGTCCTACCCCACCTCCCCCTCACAGCCCTCAGCAATGTCCAAGTCCTCAGTCCCCATTAGTGCTGCCGTCCGGGCCGCATCTCCTGTCCAGCCTCCCATGTCCCCCATGCTGCTCCCGGGTGTCCGCGCTGGAGACCCCAAAGCTTCCCAGAGGATGATGAGGAACGAGGAGGATGACAGCCTGAGCGACGCCGGGACCTACACCATCGAGACGGAGGCGCAGGACAAAGAGGTGGAAGAGGCTCGCAACATGATTGATCAG GTGTTTGGTGTCCTCGACTCTCCAGAGTACAGTGGTGTCAGCACAGGAGTGTATAGACCTGTAATAAATGATGGAAAGGATGAGCAAGCTAACCTGCCTAGCGATGGTAGCACTGTGGACCCGTTGCATGGCTTTATCCCCGCTGCCCTCAGCGCCCCCCTGACGGGCCCCATGCAG GTTCCAGTTGCTGGTCTGGAAGGACCCAAATGGGTTTCCCGTTGGGCCAGTCTGGCAGACAGCTACGCTGAACCTGGTTCGACTCCACCTCAGGGGGAAAGCCTGGAAG ATTTGCGCTTCATGAGCCGCTCGATGGGAAATTACAGCTATGATAACTCTGAATCGGAGTCCAGCCACAGCTCCAGGACGAGACGGCTGCTGCCTCAGGTGCCTCCAGAGAAGCTGGACAGTGTTCCTCCCAGTATCCTGATTCGCCACGAGCCTCACCAAGGCCAGGAACCTCTGGACCGGGTCTCTGGTCCTCCCCGTCCACAGGACAGCACCCAGCGCCTGGCCGTTCAGGACGATGTGGACCCGGACAGCCTGAGTGACGCCAGCCGCTCAGATGACGCACCTGTTCTggagaagacaaagaagaatcAGGCCAGGACTGGATCTTTGTCTCCGGGGGCCGCTGGTCCTCACTTCAAGGGTCCAGAGAAAGTGTCTCCCTCCACTAAATCCACCTCCTTCTACATTGGTTCTGAAGACAGTCCAGGCAAACCTGACCAGGCCCGGAGCCCGGTACAGTCTGAGAGGACACGTGACCCCACAGCTAAACCTCCCCCTACCACTGTCCTGATCCGACACCTGAGTGGACATGAACCCAGGAGGACAGGTGTCAAACCCAACAGCTCTGCTCCAAACCTCCAAATACAGGACAAGGATTCTGTCCCCACTAAAGACAGCGGCATCTCGTCCATCGTGCGGCAGGAGAGCTTCACCAAAGACCGGCCCAGCGACACCGTCCAGATGAAGAAGCTTCCCCACATCTCCAGCCACCCGTCCATCAGAGACATGGAGCAGAGGAGGGACAACATCCAGGACACGCAGTCCTTCCTTCAGGAGGCCGAGGGGACTTTGTCCTCTCTGGACTCCAAGTTCCCCTCGTCTGGCTCTGGTCGTAGCTCAAAGAAAGGAGGCTCCTCCACCCACATGGACGACTCACTATCTGGTGAGTCAGACGTGGACACGGCGAGCACTGTGAGCCAGGTGAGTAGCAAAAACGCTCCAGTCAGCTCTGCTCCTAAAAAGCGTCCAGCCATCAGCGGCCTGCAGAAGGAGAAGTCCTCGTCCAGCCCGTCCATCCAAGAGAAGGGACGGCAACTCTCTGCCCGTGAACGGCTTTCTGAAAAACGCAGAAACCAGACGACTGCAGAGACATCGAGCAAAGCAGAGGCAGCGAAGCGCTTCCAGATGCGCCGTAGTGCGGGCAACCGTGGATCTCTGGATCTGTCAGAGGGCCAGCAGAGTTCTGGTCCTCACTGGACTGAAACAACATCATCTGACCATGAAATTTCCCGTCCGTCCAGCCGTAGCAAGAAACTCATCGCCCCCCTTCAGAAAGAAGACAACGGAAAGACGCCTAAAACGGCAACTCAGCAGGTTCTGACACGTTCCAACAGCCTGTCAGCGCCACGACCAACCCGAGCATCCATGCTCCGTCGAGCACGCCTGGGCGAGGCCTCAGATAACGAGGGTGCTGAGACCGACCGCGGCTCCCAGAATTCAGACAGTATCACTGCGCCGTCCAAAGTGTCTGCCGAGGGGAAGAAGCTCTCGAGGCTGGATATCTTGGCGATGCCCAGGAAGAGGACCGGCTCCTTCACGGCTCCCAGTGACAACGAGACGTCCTCCACAGGCCGCACTGCTCCCTCTAATCGCAACTCTGAGTCTGTCGTCACCACCAGGAAGACATCTGTGGGCGATGCCCGCCAGGCAGCTAGCAAAGGGGGTGGAGCTCAGGGGAAGCAACCACTGACCCGCACCCGGTCCAGCGGAGCCAAGTACCCCAGCAGCG GTTCCCGTCGCAGACAGAAGGGCTCAGACTTCTCCTCATCCTCTGAGGAAGATTATGAGACAAGTGCCGTGAATTCCAAAGCCAAACGCTCCTCCCATCCTTCCACTTCCTCCCAGACGCCTCGCCACCGAACAGCTGCCACCCGATCCAAGTCTGTCtcactggagacagaggaggacgAGGACCCGAGTGAGGTCGACCCCTACCAGAACTGGTCCACGCACAGCGCCGAGATTGCCaa GCTCAGTCAGGACCTGGCCAAAGATCTGGCCATCCTGGCGAAGGAAATCCACGATGTTGCCGGGGACGGAGACTCGCCGGGCTCCGGCATGGGCACCGCCACCTCACCCAGCTCACTGCCCACCACGCCGGCCTCCACTATCTCTGCCAGGGAGGAG CTGGTCCAACATATCCCTGAGGCCAGTTTAAACTACCAGAAGGTTCCTCCAGGTTCTGCTGTCGTCTCGGACCTGGACGCAAACATGAATGAGCCCGAGCCCGGTTCTAAGCAACGCCGTCCGTGGAACCGCGAAGAG GTGATTCTGGACAACCTGATGCTGAATCCAGTGTCTCAGCTGTCTCAGGCCATCCGAGAGAACACGGAGCAGCTGGCTGAAAAAATGAA GGTTCTGTTCCAGAACAAGGCggaggtctgggaggagatcgaGGCAAAGATCAACGCTGAGAATGAAGTCCCCATCCTGAAAACCTCCAACAAG GAAATTACCTCCATCCTGAAGGAGCTGAGGAGAGTCCAGAGGCAGCTGGAAG TGATAAACACCATCGTGGAGCCCGGTGGCGGCCTCCAGTCTGCAGCCGTCGGGACGTCACCACGTGGTCAGACTCGACCGTCCTCGAGGGAGAAGAAACCTGCCACCAAACCCCGCGGCGCCGCCTCGACCTCCAACGCCAACGAAAGCACCAAAAGACCACCTCGTGGACCCGACGGGTCCCACTACATGGCCTGA